Proteins from a genomic interval of Bifidobacterium longum subsp. infantis ATCC 15697 = JCM 1222 = DSM 20088:
- a CDS encoding ribonuclease J: MAQEQKKTSKNTNSRRRGSARGRNANGSNSRTPSRKINATRQATAPQQDAVLIAPPKYRKGSMRITPLGGLGEIGRNMNVIEYNGHLLLIDCGVLFPEEEQPGVDLILPDFSYIKNRLDKVDALVLTHGHEDHIGGVPYLLKLRPDIPLIGSKLTLAFVDAKCKEHHQNPTKVEVAGREKLKVGPFDLEFVNVTHSIPDALAVYVKTPAGSLIDTGDIKLDQLPLDHRITDLVEFGKIGEKGVDLLMMDSTNAEVPGFVKPETSIGPALDQAFAQATRKIIVASFSSHVHRVQQVVDAAHKYGRKVVFVGRSMVRNMSIAADLGYLHIPEGTVVDLRQANDIQDDKLVFMCTGSQGEPMAALGRIADGNHRDIHINEFDTVILASSLIPGNEHGVYKVINKLVQLGAKVVNRDNAAVHVSGHCNEGELLYMYNIVKPKCAMPIHGENRHLVANGLIAVKTGVDPQNVVLAEDGDVVDLYHGKAAVVGSVPCGYVYVDGDSVGELTDEELEKRRILGTEGFVSAFVVVDTDNQEVVTGPKIYLNAVAEDESEFDKVRHQIVEQLNDQMMQGTRDTYKLQQTMRRTLGSWVARQLHRKPMIVPVVADIAQDVETVETK, translated from the coding sequence ATGGCACAAGAACAAAAGAAAACAAGCAAGAACACGAATTCTCGCCGTCGCGGTTCCGCGCGCGGCCGCAACGCCAACGGATCCAACAGCCGTACGCCGTCCCGTAAGATCAACGCCACCCGGCAGGCCACCGCACCTCAGCAGGATGCCGTGCTGATCGCCCCGCCGAAGTACCGCAAGGGCTCCATGCGCATCACACCGCTCGGCGGCTTGGGCGAAATCGGCCGCAACATGAACGTGATCGAATACAACGGTCACCTGCTGCTCATCGACTGCGGCGTGCTCTTCCCCGAGGAGGAGCAGCCGGGCGTGGATCTCATCCTGCCCGATTTCAGCTACATCAAGAACCGTCTCGACAAGGTCGACGCCCTGGTGCTCACCCACGGCCACGAGGACCACATCGGCGGCGTGCCCTACCTGCTGAAGCTGCGCCCGGACATCCCGCTGATCGGCTCCAAGCTGACCCTCGCCTTCGTGGACGCCAAGTGCAAGGAACACCACCAGAACCCCACCAAGGTTGAGGTTGCCGGCCGTGAGAAGCTCAAGGTGGGCCCCTTCGACCTCGAATTCGTCAACGTCACCCACTCCATCCCGGACGCCCTGGCCGTCTATGTCAAGACCCCGGCCGGCTCCCTGATCGACACGGGCGATATCAAGCTCGACCAGCTGCCGCTCGACCACCGCATCACCGACCTCGTCGAATTCGGCAAGATCGGCGAAAAGGGCGTGGACCTGCTGATGATGGACTCCACCAACGCCGAGGTGCCCGGCTTCGTCAAGCCCGAGACCTCCATCGGCCCGGCCCTTGACCAAGCGTTCGCCCAGGCCACCCGCAAGATCATCGTCGCCAGCTTCTCCTCCCACGTGCACCGTGTGCAGCAGGTGGTGGACGCCGCCCACAAGTACGGCCGCAAGGTCGTGTTCGTCGGCCGTTCGATGGTGCGCAACATGTCCATCGCCGCCGACCTGGGATACCTGCACATCCCCGAAGGCACCGTCGTGGACCTGAGGCAGGCCAACGACATTCAGGATGACAAGCTCGTCTTCATGTGCACCGGCTCCCAAGGCGAGCCGATGGCCGCACTCGGCCGCATCGCGGACGGCAACCACCGCGACATCCACATCAACGAGTTCGACACCGTGATCCTCGCCAGCTCCCTGATCCCGGGCAACGAGCACGGCGTCTACAAAGTGATCAACAAGCTCGTGCAGCTCGGCGCCAAGGTCGTCAACCGCGACAACGCGGCCGTGCACGTGTCTGGTCACTGCAACGAGGGCGAGCTGCTGTACATGTACAACATCGTCAAGCCCAAGTGTGCCATGCCGATCCACGGCGAAAACCGCCACCTGGTGGCCAACGGCCTGATCGCCGTCAAGACCGGCGTGGACCCGCAGAACGTGGTCTTGGCCGAAGACGGCGATGTGGTCGACCTCTACCACGGCAAGGCCGCGGTCGTCGGCTCCGTGCCGTGCGGCTACGTGTACGTCGATGGCGATTCCGTCGGCGAGCTGACCGACGAGGAGCTGGAGAAGCGCCGCATTCTCGGCACCGAGGGCTTCGTCTCCGCGTTCGTGGTGGTCGACACCGACAACCAGGAGGTCGTCACCGGCCCGAAGATCTACCTGAACGCCGTGGCCGAGGACGAAAGCGAGTTCGACAAGGTCCGTCACCAGATCGTCGAACAGCTCAACGACCAGATGATGCAGGGCACGCGCGACACCTACAAGCTGCAGCAGACCATGCGCCGTACGCTCGGCAGCTGGGTTGCACGCCAGCTGCACCGCAAGCCGATGATCGTGCCCGTCGTGGCCGACATCGCCCAGGACGTCGAAACCGTAGAAACCAAGTAG
- the dapA gene encoding 4-hydroxy-tetrahydrodipicolinate synthase, with protein MSEHDMHLLEPAPFGRILPAMVTPMKSDGSVDFAAAQKLAKYLVADGADGLVVNGTTGESPVTHMDEKVELVRAVKEVVDVPVISGAGSNDTAHTVRMVEQTQEAGADAVLVVMPYYSRPSQDGIVGHYKAVDESAEKPIIVYDVPGRTGLKVKVETYDRLAGLEHVKAVKDATGDLAAAVEKQQRTGLAWYSGDDGLFLPFLSIGAVGIISVIAHVASNPMQQLVQAFDRGDITTARRLANQLAPLVHALNGDGYQAVMAKAALKVKGVIPSTTMRLPNIGPDATQLDKAEEGMRAAGLL; from the coding sequence ATGAGCGAGCATGACATGCACCTTCTTGAGCCAGCACCTTTCGGCCGCATTCTGCCGGCTATGGTCACCCCGATGAAATCCGACGGCAGCGTCGATTTCGCCGCCGCGCAGAAGCTCGCCAAATACCTCGTCGCCGATGGCGCGGATGGTCTGGTGGTCAATGGCACCACCGGTGAATCGCCCGTCACCCATATGGATGAGAAGGTCGAGCTGGTCAGGGCCGTCAAGGAGGTCGTCGACGTTCCGGTGATTTCCGGCGCCGGCTCCAACGACACCGCACACACCGTGCGTATGGTCGAACAGACTCAGGAAGCGGGCGCCGACGCGGTGCTCGTCGTCATGCCTTACTATTCCCGCCCCTCGCAGGACGGTATCGTCGGCCACTACAAGGCCGTCGACGAATCCGCCGAAAAGCCGATCATCGTCTACGATGTTCCCGGCCGTACCGGCTTGAAGGTCAAGGTCGAAACCTACGACCGACTGGCCGGACTTGAACACGTCAAGGCTGTCAAGGACGCCACCGGCGATCTTGCAGCCGCAGTGGAGAAGCAGCAGCGCACCGGCCTCGCCTGGTATTCCGGCGATGACGGCCTGTTCCTGCCGTTCCTCTCCATCGGTGCCGTCGGCATCATTTCGGTGATTGCCCACGTCGCCTCCAACCCCATGCAGCAGCTTGTCCAGGCATTCGATCGCGGCGATATCACCACCGCCCGTCGCCTCGCCAACCAGCTCGCCCCCCTTGTCCACGCGTTGAATGGCGACGGTTATCAGGCCGTCATGGCCAAGGCTGCGCTCAAGGTCAAGGGTGTTATCCCCTCCACCACCATGCGTCTGCCGAACATCGGTCCCGACGCCACTCAGCTTGACAAGGCTGAAGAGGGCATGCGCGCTGCCGGACTGCTGTAA
- the dapB gene encoding 4-hydroxy-tetrahydrodipicolinate reductase yields MIKVSVVGAKGRMGSHVVEAVNKAEDTQLALALDADDDLTQVTTDNTDVVVEFTVPSVSLNNVLTLIGQGVDVVVGTTGWTDEKLTQVKSAIANGPKPETQKVFIAPNFAISAVLADYFATKAARYFESAEVIELHHPTKVDAPSGTAIHTAHGIAEARKAAGLAPVPDATETDGGSRGQVVDGIHVHAVRLRGLNAHEEVLFGNAGEQLTIRADSFDRTSFMPGVLLAVRKLAGDAPAGLTIGLDHFLDL; encoded by the coding sequence ATGATCAAGGTTTCGGTGGTCGGAGCAAAGGGCCGCATGGGCTCGCACGTGGTCGAAGCGGTGAACAAGGCCGAGGATACGCAGCTGGCGCTCGCATTGGATGCCGACGACGACCTGACCCAGGTCACCACCGACAACACCGATGTGGTCGTCGAATTCACCGTGCCGTCCGTCAGCCTGAACAACGTGCTGACCCTGATCGGCCAAGGCGTGGACGTGGTGGTCGGCACCACCGGCTGGACCGACGAGAAACTCACCCAGGTCAAATCCGCCATCGCCAACGGCCCGAAGCCCGAAACCCAGAAGGTCTTCATCGCACCTAATTTCGCGATCTCCGCCGTGCTGGCCGACTACTTTGCCACCAAGGCCGCGAGATACTTCGAATCCGCCGAAGTCATCGAACTGCACCACCCCACCAAGGTGGACGCCCCCTCCGGCACCGCCATCCACACCGCCCACGGCATCGCCGAAGCACGCAAGGCCGCAGGACTCGCCCCCGTGCCGGACGCCACCGAGACCGATGGCGGCTCACGCGGCCAGGTGGTCGACGGCATCCACGTGCACGCCGTGCGTCTGCGCGGCCTCAACGCCCACGAGGAAGTGCTCTTCGGCAACGCCGGCGAGCAGCTGACCATTCGGGCCGACAGCTTCGATCGCACCAGCTTCATGCCCGGCGTCCTGCTTGCCGTGCGCAAGCTCGCCGGCGACGCTCCGGCCGGCCTGACCATCGGCCTCGACCACTTCCTCGACCTGTAA
- a CDS encoding MFS transporter, producing MSTTRAVSKSSAAHSPYQRLFMLPGAKAFCLSGAVARLPISMMSLGIVLALNHLYDNWTIAGTMSAAYVLAMSCVTPFYARAFDRFGQARVGRLALAVQIVAMLAFAFAALVRVPIPLLFALAIIMGLTQFSFGALVRTRWSYALRGVEDGEQLLNTAYAMEAAIDEIVFILGPILAAWLATSVHPVSQLFVPTVACGIGGTIFFSLKSTQPPVIVEQVTVAAHDDGSPAASEDADQLTLRQLKRSGAKPKSVLLYTGVLPLLAVFIVFNMSFTSFDVSITATMKSMGLEPFLGLQLAMFAVGSCIGALVFGSRQLKGSHWAHMVMFLSLLTVGYVFFRLSMDNLILLGVFEILSGLTVSPTFATGNLIVKDLVPAESLTEGLSWVTTAGTVGTSIGSSVAGIVLDASNPHVGMMLPFIFTLASVPLALAGWALAKRRG from the coding sequence GTGTCCACGACTCGCGCGGTTTCGAAGTCGTCCGCTGCCCACTCGCCCTACCAGCGCCTGTTCATGCTGCCCGGAGCCAAGGCGTTCTGCCTGTCCGGCGCGGTGGCACGATTGCCGATCTCCATGATGAGTCTCGGCATCGTTCTGGCGCTCAACCATCTCTACGACAATTGGACCATCGCCGGCACCATGAGCGCCGCCTACGTGCTGGCCATGAGCTGCGTCACCCCGTTCTACGCCCGCGCCTTCGACCGTTTCGGCCAAGCCCGCGTGGGCCGGCTTGCGCTCGCCGTGCAGATCGTGGCCATGCTCGCCTTCGCCTTCGCGGCGTTGGTGCGCGTGCCGATTCCGCTGCTGTTCGCCCTGGCCATCATCATGGGTCTGACGCAGTTCTCATTCGGTGCATTGGTCCGAACCCGCTGGTCCTATGCGTTGCGCGGTGTGGAAGATGGCGAACAGCTGCTCAACACGGCCTACGCCATGGAAGCCGCCATTGACGAGATCGTCTTTATTCTAGGGCCGATTCTGGCGGCTTGGCTGGCCACCTCCGTGCATCCGGTATCCCAACTGTTCGTGCCCACCGTGGCATGCGGCATCGGCGGCACCATATTCTTCTCGCTGAAATCCACCCAGCCGCCGGTCATCGTGGAACAGGTCACCGTGGCCGCTCACGATGACGGCAGCCCCGCTGCAAGCGAAGATGCCGACCAGCTGACCCTGCGCCAGCTCAAACGCAGCGGTGCCAAGCCCAAAAGCGTATTGCTCTATACCGGCGTACTGCCGTTGCTCGCCGTGTTCATCGTGTTCAATATGAGCTTCACGTCCTTCGACGTGTCCATCACCGCCACCATGAAATCCATGGGACTTGAGCCCTTCCTCGGTCTGCAATTGGCGATGTTCGCGGTCGGCTCGTGCATCGGCGCGCTGGTGTTCGGCTCTCGCCAACTCAAAGGCTCCCATTGGGCGCATATGGTGATGTTCCTGTCGCTGTTGACCGTCGGCTACGTGTTCTTCCGGCTGTCAATGGACAATCTCATCCTGCTGGGCGTCTTCGAAATTCTCTCCGGCCTGACCGTCTCGCCGACGTTCGCCACCGGCAACCTCATCGTCAAGGATCTGGTGCCGGCGGAATCCCTGACCGAAGGACTGAGCTGGGTAACCACCGCAGGCACGGTCGGCACCTCGATTGGCTCGTCCGTGGCCGGTATTGTGCTTGACGCCTCCAACCCTCATGTGGGCATGATGCTGCCATTCATCTTCACGCTGGCGTCCGTGCCATTGGCGTTGGCCGGATGGGCCTTGGCCAAGCGGCGTGGGTGA
- a CDS encoding ATP-dependent DNA helicase, producing the protein MSTFTPSAEQAAIIDAPVNADVLVVAGAGSGKTFTMTQRIIALINRGVAPERILGLTFTRKAAGELLERVSAAVAGDMAGSTTATVSDRAFLKPAIFTYDAFFQTIVRQYGLLVGFDQNTQPLSAAGALQLATEVIDSHMDLAFSEDFGAFSSLANRVLALSDAIGSAMIGAGCTSFDDAINRVRQWDSAFINRLQQAVADEPMPEDEPKIPKIRRLKKDTDASWQAKLDDRAEHLHARCTYHCGALLETTRKRDILLQLVEAYAQAKRERNMAEFSDFTIAAYQLIERFPSIGERTRRRYSHVLLDEYQDTSTTQAALLAALFHVDASRRSAVNAVGDPFQSIYAWRGASPGAFRMFQQDFHLSAGYKPFPLSVTRRNSRIVLEAANNLTLPLRSNPSRPSSSLMREVDVSSLDPMPDAPEGTLGVLGFATAGQEIDAVVRFCKTAIARHRSAAEQQEQMPGEQKAPVAVLFRSKSHMPEYQAALEQAGLTTFVVGYSALLERPEIRDLMALLHVAADHTDTGSLMRLLATPRFTMSAADLTMLARFAEEQNMEQRFQSLVQAGLAQPDTSANEWAAVVREYRDQVANAVFLPDVLLRGDLVKLLERLSAHGRNAITRAAVMLSQVHDAVGRPLGDVIRAGIEALDLDIDTVLAGVLHNPQHRANPALAHMPMDAIVDLVDTYTQEIAAEQTPSLHGFITWVDHLASVEDEAASLPDAPVDVELMTVHQSKGLEWDAVAVVGLTAGGFPSNQGDHLKIVLDEHHTGGTEQGHWTAPEYHETADSWLTNPTAVPVPIRADAGILPRFPHDADVEADPIASLAALDDVELIDDEVFGSMREFGDGVEEVDASGWYLTQAEEYGRRLHADERRLMYVALTRAREDALMTYCAYTGESGRDPSVVPKGSRAAQPSNFWLEVHDALQAREHAISAQDCVGRLQAANAGKPMLISAQGEAIAPPEGFFIGEHAAAYGDAVVGEAWQTPITQTDAAVELPWPATLSDAVHEQLSRGIDVIAADSSSLEQRQDAGPLLQRAQLLVDDADLMADAASGQSLDEAVKAKAQRILAAGRQNVTSLQARVGGMSEREERLYWRSIIRPIPRISSPAAEAGTQFHAWAEQFINAGKPDEAVLAYEAESSMPHTGQDAVFVSREAMLADLAERERQCRKPSTRQPAVPQSTAQQSASAASAVSAASISSDNATESKLVAWQRRLAESSWAKRIPAWTERAIVVDVPGVGLVNGKLDAVFIGGLDPSSTTVRFTVVDWKTGRRPTKPDDITRKLAQLDMYRLLLAAVEGVELDSIDATLYYVSEPDEGLRELHARAKTKQEILTELSSGIPEQSDND; encoded by the coding sequence ATGAGCACGTTCACTCCCAGTGCGGAACAGGCCGCCATCATCGATGCGCCAGTCAATGCTGACGTACTGGTGGTTGCCGGTGCCGGTTCCGGCAAAACCTTTACGATGACCCAACGCATCATCGCGCTTATCAATCGAGGTGTGGCACCTGAACGCATCCTTGGCCTGACCTTCACACGCAAGGCCGCAGGCGAACTGCTGGAACGCGTCTCCGCCGCAGTGGCCGGTGATATGGCGGGCTCTACGACCGCCACGGTGTCTGATCGGGCATTCCTCAAGCCGGCCATTTTCACGTATGACGCCTTCTTCCAGACCATCGTGCGCCAATATGGATTGCTTGTCGGATTCGATCAGAACACGCAACCATTGAGCGCAGCCGGAGCGCTTCAACTGGCCACCGAAGTCATCGACAGTCACATGGATCTGGCGTTCAGTGAGGATTTTGGCGCCTTCTCCAGTTTGGCGAACCGTGTTCTGGCGTTGTCGGATGCCATTGGCAGTGCCATGATCGGTGCCGGCTGCACCAGCTTCGATGATGCGATCAATCGAGTACGGCAATGGGATTCGGCATTCATCAATCGATTGCAACAAGCCGTCGCAGACGAACCCATGCCCGAGGACGAGCCGAAAATCCCCAAGATCAGACGACTGAAGAAAGATACCGACGCCAGCTGGCAAGCCAAGCTCGATGACCGTGCCGAACATCTGCACGCCCGTTGCACCTATCATTGCGGTGCGCTGCTGGAGACCACGCGCAAACGCGATATTCTGCTCCAGCTGGTGGAGGCCTATGCCCAAGCCAAGCGGGAACGCAATATGGCCGAATTCTCCGACTTCACCATTGCCGCGTATCAGCTTATCGAGCGCTTCCCCTCCATCGGAGAGCGCACGCGCCGCAGGTACAGCCATGTGCTGCTCGACGAATATCAGGACACCTCCACCACGCAGGCCGCTCTGCTGGCAGCACTGTTCCATGTGGATGCGTCACGGAGGTCCGCCGTCAACGCGGTGGGTGATCCGTTCCAGTCGATTTACGCATGGCGTGGTGCCAGCCCTGGTGCATTCCGTATGTTCCAGCAAGATTTCCACCTGTCTGCCGGATACAAGCCATTCCCGTTGTCCGTCACCAGGCGCAACAGCCGTATAGTGCTCGAAGCCGCCAATAATCTCACGCTGCCGTTGCGCTCCAATCCGTCGCGTCCCTCCAGCTCATTGATGCGTGAGGTCGATGTCTCATCGCTCGACCCCATGCCTGATGCCCCCGAAGGAACATTGGGAGTACTGGGCTTCGCCACGGCCGGGCAGGAGATCGACGCCGTAGTGCGTTTCTGCAAGACGGCCATCGCACGGCACCGTTCCGCAGCCGAACAACAGGAACAGATGCCGGGCGAACAGAAAGCGCCGGTCGCCGTGCTGTTTCGGTCCAAATCACATATGCCCGAATATCAGGCGGCATTGGAACAGGCCGGATTGACCACATTCGTGGTCGGCTATTCCGCGCTGTTGGAACGTCCGGAAATCCGCGATCTGATGGCGTTGCTGCACGTGGCCGCCGACCACACCGATACGGGATCGCTGATGCGTTTGCTGGCCACGCCACGATTCACCATGTCCGCAGCGGATTTGACCATGTTGGCCCGTTTTGCTGAAGAACAGAACATGGAACAACGCTTCCAATCATTGGTGCAGGCCGGCCTTGCCCAACCGGATACATCAGCGAATGAATGGGCGGCTGTGGTGCGTGAGTACCGCGATCAGGTGGCCAATGCGGTATTCCTGCCAGACGTATTGCTACGCGGCGACCTGGTAAAACTGCTTGAACGGTTGAGCGCACACGGGCGCAACGCCATAACCCGGGCCGCGGTGATGCTCAGTCAGGTGCATGATGCCGTCGGGCGGCCACTGGGCGACGTGATTCGCGCCGGCATAGAAGCGTTGGATCTTGACATCGACACCGTATTGGCCGGTGTGCTGCATAATCCGCAGCACCGCGCCAATCCCGCTTTGGCGCATATGCCTATGGATGCGATTGTGGATTTGGTGGATACGTACACGCAAGAGATTGCCGCTGAGCAAACTCCCTCATTGCATGGGTTCATCACATGGGTGGATCATCTGGCTTCGGTGGAGGATGAAGCCGCCAGTCTCCCCGACGCTCCGGTGGATGTGGAACTGATGACCGTACACCAGTCCAAAGGGTTGGAATGGGATGCCGTTGCGGTAGTGGGGCTTACCGCCGGCGGATTCCCCAGCAATCAGGGCGACCATCTCAAGATCGTGCTGGACGAACACCATACGGGAGGCACCGAGCAAGGTCACTGGACCGCACCCGAATATCATGAGACCGCCGACTCCTGGCTCACCAACCCCACCGCCGTGCCCGTGCCTATACGCGCCGATGCCGGCATTTTGCCGCGATTCCCCCATGATGCCGATGTGGAAGCCGACCCCATCGCATCGTTGGCGGCTTTGGATGATGTGGAGCTTATCGATGATGAAGTGTTCGGCTCCATGCGCGAATTCGGCGATGGCGTGGAAGAAGTGGATGCATCCGGCTGGTATTTGACGCAGGCGGAGGAATATGGGCGCCGGCTGCATGCCGACGAACGTCGATTGATGTATGTGGCGCTTACCCGTGCGCGGGAAGATGCCCTGATGACCTATTGCGCCTATACGGGCGAATCCGGGCGGGACCCGTCAGTGGTGCCCAAAGGCTCTCGCGCCGCTCAGCCATCCAATTTCTGGCTTGAAGTGCATGACGCGCTCCAAGCCCGTGAACATGCGATATCGGCTCAGGACTGTGTGGGACGGCTGCAAGCCGCCAATGCCGGGAAGCCCATGCTGATCTCGGCGCAAGGCGAAGCGATTGCCCCTCCCGAAGGGTTCTTTATCGGAGAGCATGCCGCGGCATACGGTGACGCCGTGGTGGGGGAGGCGTGGCAAACGCCGATTACGCAGACGGATGCCGCTGTCGAATTGCCGTGGCCGGCTACCCTCAGCGACGCGGTGCATGAACAGTTGTCACGTGGCATCGATGTCATCGCCGCAGATTCCTCGTCACTTGAGCAGCGCCAAGACGCCGGCCCACTGCTGCAACGGGCGCAATTGCTGGTGGACGACGCCGATTTGATGGCCGATGCCGCCAGCGGCCAGTCGCTTGATGAGGCAGTCAAAGCCAAGGCGCAACGCATTCTGGCCGCCGGACGCCAGAACGTGACAAGCCTGCAAGCCCGCGTAGGTGGCATGAGCGAACGGGAGGAGCGCCTCTACTGGCGTAGCATTATCCGTCCGATTCCACGAATATCGTCTCCGGCGGCCGAAGCCGGCACGCAGTTCCATGCGTGGGCCGAGCAATTCATCAATGCCGGTAAACCGGATGAAGCGGTACTGGCATATGAAGCCGAATCAAGTATGCCGCATACAGGTCAGGATGCGGTATTCGTTTCCCGGGAAGCCATGTTGGCCGATTTGGCCGAACGGGAGCGGCAATGTCGCAAGCCATCCACACGGCAGCCCGCTGTCCCACAGTCCACGGCTCAACAATCCGCATCCGCCGCATCCGCCGTATCCGCCGCATCCATAAGTAGCGACAATGCCACCGAGTCCAAGCTGGTGGCGTGGCAGCGCAGACTGGCCGAATCATCGTGGGCCAAGCGCATCCCGGCGTGGACGGAGCGTGCCATCGTCGTGGACGTGCCGGGCGTGGGCCTGGTCAATGGCAAACTCGATGCGGTATTCATCGGTGGACTTGACCCGTCCAGCACCACCGTACGCTTTACCGTGGTCGACTGGAAAACCGGTCGTCGGCCCACCAAGCCAGACGACATCACCCGCAAACTCGCCCAGCTCGACATGTACCGACTGCTGCTGGCAGCGGTCGAAGGTGTGGAATTGGACAGTATCGACGCCACTCTCTACTATGTCAGTGAGCCCGACGAGGGCTTGCGCGAGCTTCACGCCCGTGCGAAAACCAAACAGGAAATCCTTACCGAGTTGAGCTCCGGCATTCCCGAACAATCTGACAACGACTGA